Genomic window (Thermodesulfovibrionales bacterium):
GATGAACAGAGGATTAACGGCTGCACGCCCTTGAAGGTGTCGGACGTGATCGCCTTCTCGATAGCGCGTATGAGCCTGCTCACTATGTCTGGGCTTATCGCACCTCCCGTCTCCATTGCCTGAGACAGGGTCATCTCGAATCTTGGGTCCAGTGTCAGCACATGGATGCCTCCGTCAGAGACCATATACTGCTTTGTAATGAACCGTGCCAATGCCTGCCTCACAACTTCCGTCAGCATCTCGATATCCTTGGTTGAAGGAGCGTAATCAAGGAGTGTCTCGAGGATCGTGACCAAATCGTTGATCGGCACCCGCTCCTTGAGAAGATTCTGGAGCACCCTCTGTATCCCGCCCAGTGTCATCTGTGAAGGCACGAGTTCGTCAACGATCTTCGGATAGCTCTTCGCTACGTTGTCGAGGAGGCCCTGCACCTCTGTCCGGGTGAGAAGTTCCCAGGCATGGTTCTTTATAAGCTCCGTGAGATGCGTTGCAATCACTGTCGCCGGGTCCACAACCATATACCCCCTCGACTGGGCCTTCTCAACGTCGGCCTCACTGATCCAGTATGCAGGCAATCCGAAGGCGGGCTCCTTTGTCGGGATACCGTCCAGCTTTTCCGACTCACCCGAAGAGACGGCCAGATATTGGCCCATAACGATCTCACCCCTCCCGACCTCGATTCCCCGTATGAGGAAACTGTATTCATGGGGCCTGAGCTGAAGGTTGTCCTTGATATGGATGGAAGGGACAACGAACCCAAGTTCGGCGGCTAGCTGCCTTCTCATTCCCTTTACCCTGCTGAGGAGATCCGCCCTGCCTGACTCAACAAGCGGTATGAGACCGTACCCTATCTCAAAGGCGAGGGGGTCTATCTCCATGAAGGTCTCGATCGCAGGTTCAGCAGGCGCCGCGGCAACGGCTTCTTCCTTCACCGCCTCTGGTGGCTGCTTGGAAAATACATAGGCAAGGGCGCCGGATGCCGCTGAGAGGAGGAAGAAGGGAAAATGGGGAAGACCCGGCACAAGGCCGAGGACGACCATCACGCCGGAAGCGGTGCCGAGGGCCTTTGGATTAACAAGCATCTGGGAGGTTATATCCTTCCCGAGGTCTTTCTCGGTTCCGGCCCGGGTAACGACAATGCCGGCCGCCGTCGAGATGAGGAGGGCAGGCATCTGTGCTACGAGACCCTCACCGATGGTCAATATGGTATAGGTCTTTGCGGCTTCTGCGATGGGCATTCCCCTCTGGAGCGTCCCTATGATAAAACCGCCGAGAATATTGATCGCTGTTATGATCAGTCCTGCTATGGCATCGCCCCTGACAAACTTGCTGGAACCGTCCATTGCTCCGTAGAAATCGGACTCCTGTGAAACGACTGCACGCCTTCGCCGCGCCTCTGCATCATCGATAAGGCCAGCATTGAGGTCGGCGTCAATTGCCATCTGTTTGCCCGGCATACCGTCGAGGGTAAAGCGGGCCGCCACCTCGGCAATCCTTCCCGACCCTTTCGTGATGACGACGAAGTTGATGACGACGAGGATGAGAAATACTGTGAAGCCGACTGCGTAGTTTCCGCCGACAACAAAATTGCCGAAGGACTGTATGACGTGCCCGGCCGCATCGATTCCCTCATTCCCCTTCAGGAGTATGAGCCTCGTGGATGCGATATTCAGTGCGAGCCGGTAGAGGGTCGTTATGAGCAGGACCGAAGGGAATACCGAGAAGTCGAGGGGCTTCTTGATATAGATGCCTGTCACGAGGATAACGATCGAGAGGGATATGGAGAGGGACAGAAGGATATCGAGAATAAAGGGAGGGATCGGGAGCATCATGACGCCCAAAATGGCCACAACACTGATGGCTACGATAACATCCCCCCTCTTCTGGATGAAGTGAAGAAGATCCATTTACGCCGCTCCTCTCAACTTATAGACATAGGCCAGGATCTTTGCCACCGCCTTGTAGAGTTCCTCAGGGATAAGTGAGTTGATGTCGAGTTTATAGAGGGCCCGTGCCAGGGGCTTGTCTTCCACGAGCGGTACGCCGTGTTTTCTTGCCGTCTCTCTCATCTTCTCTGCTATGATTCCGGCCCCCTTCGCAACGATCTTCGGCGCCGACATCTCATCATTTTTGTAGCTCAGGGCAACAGCCAGATGCGTAGGGTTTGTAATGACCACCGTGGCCTTGGGCACCTCCTGCATCATGCGCCTCCTCGCCATCTCTCTCTGGAGGCTCCGTATCCTTGACTTGATATGGGGGTCTCCTTCGGACTCCTTAAACTCTTCCCTGATCTCTTCCTTTGTCATTCGCAGGGAACGCTCATGCTTCCACCGCTGATAGATATAATCGGCGAGGGCGATGACAAGGAACGTCATAAAGATCGAGAGGACCGATTTGGATATGAGGTTGGCGGCGACCTTCCGTATTTCCGTCAGGTCCATGGCCGCCGTCAACGGGACGATGACGATCGCCTTCTTGACGAGGAAATAGGAAACGACTCCACCGACCGCAAGTTTCAGAAGGCTCTTGACAAACTCCCCGAGGCCGGAGATTGAAAAGAGTCTCCGGAATCCCGCAATGGGACTGATCTTGTCGAGCTCCAGTGCAGGCGCCTTGAAGACGATGCCGCCCTGGGCGAAACCGGCGGCAAGGGCAAGGGTAAAGCTCATACCGAGGATAGGCATGAGGAGAAGAAAGAGTTCAGACGCCGCTGATTTCATGACCGCCAAAGGCTCCCTGCCGCACTGAAGCCCGAGGAGTCTTCCCATGAGTTCGGAAACGCGCGTCACGAAAGAATCTCCCGCAAAGTAAAAGAGAAGTATGGTTCCTGCCGCACCGGCCATGGTTGTGAGCTCACGGCTCCTGGCAACCTGTCCCTTTTCCCTGGCCTTTTCACGCCTTCGAGGCGTCGCTTGTTCAGTTCTCTCTTCGAGTTCAGCCATACCTAGCCCTTTGCCATCCCGATGATCCTGACCATTTCGTTCTCGATATCACTGAAGAAAGTCCCGCTCACCTGGGCGAAGACAGGGAGTCCGAGGATCATTACCGTAAACCCCACAACGACATAGACGGGAAAGCCGACAAAGAAGACGTTCATCTGGGGAGCTGCCTTGGACAAAAACCCGAGAAGGAGGTTTGTGAGGACCATGATGATCACAACGGGTGCGCTCAGTTTCATGGCGACCATGAAGATCCTGCCGGTTATTGCGATTGCCTCAGGAGCGAGGTTTCTCACCTCAATTGATCCCACGGGCGCTAATTCGTAGCTTCTCACAAAGATATAGATGAGGTCATGATGGGCGTCCATGGCGAGAAAGATGAGCATGGCAAGAATCCCATAGATGCTCGATACGGCGGTAGACTGGCCCATCTCAGGGTCAAAGCTCGTAGCGATTGACAGCCCCATGGCATTGCTCATGAGGTGACCGGCCATCTCTATTCCAAAAAATACAAACCTTGCTGCGAGCCCCAGGAGCAGGCCAAAGACGATCTCACGCATAACAAGGAAAGGTACCGCACCCTGGTGGACGTCAAATTTCACGACTGGGGTAAGGACAACCGACAAAGCCACGATGAATCCGATCTTGAACTGGGCGGGCATGTTCTGGTTGCCGAAAAAGGGCAGGAGCATGAGGACAAGAGAGGCCCTCAGGAAGATGAAGAGGAACTTTGCCAGATAGGGTGAAACTATGTCGATGGCATTCATAGGTCGCGGCCTCCTCGTCTCCCTGCGTGACGGTTCTTCATCGTATGAGCACCGGTATCTTTTCTATGAGGTTCGTTGTGAAGGCCGTCAAGACCCTCGCGATCCATGGGAAGAAGACAAAGAGACAGATAAAGACCGCAACAATCTTCGGGACAAAGGTGAGGGTGAATTCCTGGATCTGTGTCACTGCCTGGAAGAGACTGACTACGAGTCCCACAAAAAGACTGACGAGAAGGATAGGCCCCGAGGCAAGGAGTATCGTCTTGAATACCTCGGCAGAGAGCGATTTTACGACATCCACGGTCATAGAAAACTCCTTACGACTGAATTGATGACAAGGTTCCATCCGTCGACGAGCACAAAGAGGAGCAGTTTGAAGGGGAGTGATATGAGGACCGGGGGAAGCATCATCATGCCCATCGAAAGGAGTATGCTCGAAACGACGATATCGATGATGAGAAAGGGGATAAAGATGAGAAAGCCGATCTCAAAGGCGGTCTTCAGCTCGCTTATGGCAAAGGCCGGGACAACGACCCGGATAGGCAGTTCTTCAGACTTCGAAGGCGCCTTTTCCTTTGCAAGGTTCAGAAAGAGGGCGATGTCTTTCTGTCTTGTCTGTCTCAGCATGAAGCTCTTGATCGGCGGCTCTGCCTTCTTGAGGGCCTCCTGGATCGTTATCTGTTTGTCCATATAGGGACTTATCGAATCCTTCGTGATGGCGTCGAGCGTGGGGGACATGATGAAGAGGGTTAAGAATATCGCGAGACCGATAATAACCTGGTTCGGTGGTATCTGTTGGCCGCCGATGGCCTGACGGAGAAAGGAGAGCACGACGACTACTCGTGTGAAGGATGTGAACATCACAAGCACGGCGGGCAGCAGGGACAAGAAACTGACGAGAAAGAAGACTTCGACAGCAGGATCAGTTATTTTCATTGAGGTGCTCCTTGATGTTCCTCAATCGCTTGACCTTGTCGCTGATCTCCCTCACCGTGTCCGTCTCGATGTCGTTCTCGTCGAAGGCCTTCAAGAGCTTGATGTCTGACGTTGTCACGCCCACGAGGAGTATTTCCCTCCCGATCTTCATCGCCGCAATTCCCTTCCTCGGGCCGAAGGACTGGTAGGCGAGAACATTCATGAGTCCTGCTTTCCGCTGTCTTTTTCTCAGGAAAAAACCCATGAGAAAAATGAGCCCTACCACCGCTGCAAGGGCAGAGACCATCTGAAGGTAGATCTCTGTCATTTCAGCTGCTTGAGCCTTTCCGTCGGGCTGACAATGTCCGTGAGCCTCACGCCGAACTTTTCGTTGACGACTACGACCTCGCCCCTCGCCACCAGTTTGTTGTTCACGAGGATCTCCATCGGCTCACCGGCAATCTTCTCGAGCTCCACAACAGACCCCTGACCGAGTTGGAGAAGATCCTTGATGAGCATCCTTGTCCTGCCCAATTCCACGGTTATTTCAAGAGGGATATCGAGAAGGAAATCTATGTCCCTCGAGGGCTGTCCCTTCCTTTCAGGGGTTAACTCTTCGAATTTCGCTTCCTCAGTTGCTTGGCTCATAGCGCTCTCCTTTTCAGTGAATCTTTGTTATCTTTACGGCCTGGTTTCCCCTGCTGTTCCCCGGCACGCAGCTGAACTTCTCGATCTCCTCAACCCTCAGGGGAAGATTATCGGATACGCACTTGTCCAGACAGACTACGCTGCCCACTTCGAGCTTCATCAACTCCTCCAGGGTGAGTTCGGTACTTCCCAGTTCTGCTGTGACTTCGACCTGGGAACCGAGGAGTATCTCTTTCAGCCGCGCGACCCATCTCTGGTCAGTCTCAAATTTTTCGTTCTGGATGCCGGAATAGAGTTTTTCCTTGATCGGTTCGATGAGCGAATAGGGAACGCAGAAGAAGAGTTTCCCGGTGAAGTTCTCGACTTCTATATTGATCTGAACTTTTATCACGATCTCGCTCGGCGTGACGATAGTGACGAACTGCGGGTTCATCTCTGAGCCCGCCTGTTCGG
Coding sequences:
- the flhB gene encoding flagellar biosynthesis protein FlhB, producing the protein MAELEERTEQATPRRREKAREKGQVARSRELTTMAGAAGTILLFYFAGDSFVTRVSELMGRLLGLQCGREPLAVMKSAASELFLLLMPILGMSFTLALAAGFAQGGIVFKAPALELDKISPIAGFRRLFSISGLGEFVKSLLKLAVGGVVSYFLVKKAIVIVPLTAAMDLTEIRKVAANLISKSVLSIFMTFLVIALADYIYQRWKHERSLRMTKEEIREEFKESEGDPHIKSRIRSLQREMARRRMMQEVPKATVVITNPTHLAVALSYKNDEMSAPKIVAKGAGIIAEKMRETARKHGVPLVEDKPLARALYKLDINSLIPEELYKAVAKILAYVYKLRGAA
- a CDS encoding flagellar biosynthetic protein FliO codes for the protein MTEIYLQMVSALAAVVGLIFLMGFFLRKRQRKAGLMNVLAYQSFGPRKGIAAMKIGREILLVGVTTSDIKLLKAFDENDIETDTVREISDKVKRLRNIKEHLNENN
- the fliN gene encoding flagellar motor switch protein FliN, giving the protein MSQATEEAKFEELTPERKGQPSRDIDFLLDIPLEITVELGRTRMLIKDLLQLGQGSVVELEKIAGEPMEILVNNKLVARGEVVVVNEKFGVRLTDIVSPTERLKQLK
- the fliP gene encoding flagellar type III secretion system pore protein FliP (The bacterial flagellar biogenesis protein FliP forms a type III secretion system (T3SS)-type pore required for flagellar assembly.) encodes the protein MKITDPAVEVFFLVSFLSLLPAVLVMFTSFTRVVVVLSFLRQAIGGQQIPPNQVIIGLAIFLTLFIMSPTLDAITKDSISPYMDKQITIQEALKKAEPPIKSFMLRQTRQKDIALFLNLAKEKAPSKSEELPIRVVVPAFAISELKTAFEIGFLIFIPFLIIDIVVSSILLSMGMMMLPPVLISLPFKLLLFVLVDGWNLVINSVVRSFL
- the fliQ gene encoding flagellar biosynthesis protein FliQ, with the translated sequence MTVDVVKSLSAEVFKTILLASGPILLVSLFVGLVVSLFQAVTQIQEFTLTFVPKIVAVFICLFVFFPWIARVLTAFTTNLIEKIPVLIR
- the flhA gene encoding flagellar biosynthesis protein FlhA, with the protein product MDLLHFIQKRGDVIVAISVVAILGVMMLPIPPFILDILLSLSISLSIVILVTGIYIKKPLDFSVFPSVLLITTLYRLALNIASTRLILLKGNEGIDAAGHVIQSFGNFVVGGNYAVGFTVFLILVVINFVVITKGSGRIAEVAARFTLDGMPGKQMAIDADLNAGLIDDAEARRRRAVVSQESDFYGAMDGSSKFVRGDAIAGLIITAINILGGFIIGTLQRGMPIAEAAKTYTILTIGEGLVAQMPALLISTAAGIVVTRAGTEKDLGKDITSQMLVNPKALGTASGVMVVLGLVPGLPHFPFFLLSAASGALAYVFSKQPPEAVKEEAVAAAPAEPAIETFMEIDPLAFEIGYGLIPLVESGRADLLSRVKGMRRQLAAELGFVVPSIHIKDNLQLRPHEYSFLIRGIEVGRGEIVMGQYLAVSSGESEKLDGIPTKEPAFGLPAYWISEADVEKAQSRGYMVVDPATVIATHLTELIKNHAWELLTRTEVQGLLDNVAKSYPKIVDELVPSQMTLGGIQRVLQNLLKERVPINDLVTILETLLDYAPSTKDIEMLTEVVRQALARFITKQYMVSDGGIHVLTLDPRFEMTLSQAMETGGAISPDIVSRLIRAIEKAITSDTFKGVQPLILCSSQVRRFLRKITERFLPSAVILSNAEIAPSAKLYTTGVVRYED
- the fliR gene encoding flagellar biosynthetic protein FliR, producing the protein MNAIDIVSPYLAKFLFIFLRASLVLMLLPFFGNQNMPAQFKIGFIVALSVVLTPVVKFDVHQGAVPFLVMREIVFGLLLGLAARFVFFGIEMAGHLMSNAMGLSIATSFDPEMGQSTAVSSIYGILAMLIFLAMDAHHDLIYIFVRSYELAPVGSIEVRNLAPEAIAITGRIFMVAMKLSAPVVIIMVLTNLLLGFLSKAAPQMNVFFVGFPVYVVVGFTVMILGLPVFAQVSGTFFSDIENEMVRIIGMAKG